A genomic segment from Chloroflexota bacterium encodes:
- a CDS encoding zinc-binding protein, whose protein sequence is GSYGGGSSSYGSPRQMFPVKCATCGKDTEVPFEPRGDRPVYCSDCYRKTNPVKRY, encoded by the coding sequence GGCAGTTACGGTGGTGGTTCCAGTAGCTACGGCTCCCCGCGACAGATGTTTCCCGTGAAATGCGCCACGTGTGGCAAAGACACTGAAGTACCTTTTGAACCCCGTGGTGATAGGCCAGTCTACTGTTCAGATTGTTACCGCAAAACGAACCCAGTAAAAAGATATTAG